tatgacctctatacaaatagaaaagacgcgtagtcagtggccaaggctccgtatatgagtcctctaaccgctatacaattttcagaacctaactcgacgTCGTTTGACCGtcgcgatggtttaagtgcgagtaggtcagaattttcagcatgacgttacaaaggcgtagtgattttcggaaggctataaatcctaaaccgtatataggATTTatatgagtcttaaacgaaaagtcatctactcaaaacgaactatctgaaaatctatTTTTCAGAAGCCCAAAGAGTCTGACCAGACtccaaaaaacagtaaacaagtgctccggtgggattctttgtgcttgatgctcatcacggttctcatctttgatgcttgtagcttcaagtgtacaactcattgatgtgttagcatcactttgaccaagattcaaccatcaacacacaaaatttcaagactaagtaagaatacaattcgcttaagagttttagaaggatgatgaaccaaggttacatcatattcttagtcttaacgcAAACACAAATTCTATTTACaacaaaagctacaaactttcattcaatcaaacaaacaAGACATAAACTTGATCAAACAAGGTAATGGAACCCTAATCtacagagcttggatccttttcacaaaaTTTATGagattgcaaagctagaaagcttgaatcttttatgttcttgaagatcttggaagcataaagctagatcttcaagtttcatgaagaccataaacacaagttttgatctttacaacaaaataaagagatcataagctagaaagcttagatccaacaaaagtaatgaagattcaaagctagaaagcttgaatcttgattgtttaTGAAGATCTTAAAAGtataaagctagatcttcaagttacatgaagatcataaacataagttttgatatttataacaaaataaagagatcataagctagaaagcttagatctaacaaaataagtgaagtcaaacatagcttaaagaatgaaattaaaagatcaGCTAAATTAATAAACAtaagtttcaaacgtcaagtgacaccaactgtcgtaaaagcattcggggatcaagttaagtgattaaacacttaatagcacgttgtaagatattaaccaaagtaattaacatgaaataagatcccagagcataatatagctcagtacgtacaaatatgcagtttcgtgaAAACAACAATCACAAAagtataagtcaaaaaagtcgggtcgttacagatgactaacatcttaacataaaatacgcaaggtcactaattcatactttattttgcaaacgaccaagtcaaacatagcttaaagaatgaaattaaaagatcaGCTAAATACATGGTCAAGGTACGGTCGATCGCACAGCTAGTCtcagaaccccaaactgaattgcaacgcagttttatgaaaacaagttgcacggtcgccaccacggtcaaccgcagtgcgaccgcagttttctttgttaaaaattttgaccaaataaagtttgactagttcccgacatctataattcatgaaacctttctcaacatgcttagaatagatgccctctccatactcaattgagttttggtcataaaaacactaattgtggttaattacacctaatgacatcttaatgacaaattaaccaagattaggcataacacataagtgttaatcaacaacttgtgatcttaattcttatctggaCATCCTTAGTATGATAATCAAGTACCAACATACTTAAGCCAATGTCAatagaacaataattactattaaagataacttagtgattaattaagggaaaatgaagaacaatgctttcaagtgtaactagtaaagacttgtaatcctaaaatatacttagatacatttaggatggtcaccaagtcccaactagagattgctattcccttgtgcatgtgttggacattaatgtgtgcttacacattaatcaagcaatatgttatattgcaattaaaacttgttaaaagcttgaattataagttctgcaaatatctatatgattgatcctaaaataactatctcttgctatgtgtgagtattacttgctacttgccaatattcttaatactcataaatttgtcaacttgattaatatgtttgctatgtgcttactagctaggattcaagtaactaacctactccaataaattaagtgtaaaatgggtcacaatgaaattatagtcaattgtctatttggtctagtctaagtaactaagtgtgattgcttattcaagtatgacttaactttgatgtctctacatacttaacgattatcttagaaagacatcattcaattcatctctacctaaactcaaatggaacatgacttgtgattaattgaaacgagaaagttaatgacatagtgactactctttagaattgaaccaaaggcattaatgtgactaactaagtcttgactaaactgagatttcccaaaatatcaatcaagacacttctccaagaatgttgggtttaccacttttggaataagaccaaatctcacacacttaatgcatatagtacttgtataggatgtttggtttcttttgcaggtgctagaaggagtaaaggtgctaaaatgtggtgttcaaatttgagtcaaacggctatacaacggataccaaatttggactggagcacgcacgatcGAACCACAGTcaaccgtgcaggcaaccgtgtgtcaacggctatcttttgaatcccactataaaaggaaaACATTAAAGAGCATTTGAAACTGACCCTCTTGAATATTTCAAAggattatttccagagatcacaagggctctaattactactcaaatgtgatcaagcaagagaagattctatgatcttatagatatagaatttggttgttgtaaacttactaatcaaaatcattaatcttgtgagtttacttagtgtaatgtatgtcttagtattgtcttaggatcatcattacaaagtgtataagtcttgtaacttcaattagtagaagcataggctagcttagtgatctacctccttaaagggacttaggaaattGACTAATCCTATTTGGagtttaatacttgtccaaggtgaagacaagttgatctaggttggagttgatctttcaaagggatagaaagattaggtttgttgtctaccaaagaagttgaagacttgtaaatcggatctccaccgggtttggagaaaagtgtttagtgaagcaacaaatcccgattagtgtaatcgggggtggattaaggtggattagttaacatccaccgaaccactataaatccttgtatctatgttctttacattacttcatttatcattttgaacatatacaccacacacatcaagtttgagttgaattggttgatcaaagttaatcaaatttggtgatcaatcaaaaaagtgttaaaaacgtattaagtaactattcaccccccccccttCTAGTTACTTACACTTTTGATTGTGTTCATGTCATATCCAGAGTTGCCACAAAGTACAAGTATATAAAATGTAATTTTATTGATGACTTATACTTAGAAAAAATTTGATACATAAGTGTATGACTCTTCTGTTGTCCGGGTGGGTGACCAGTCCTCCCGGTCGCAGGTAGATTACACATGATATTTCTTTGAATGAAAGGCGTGTCAGTGTCATTGCACTGGGATTCTGTCTGGTGTCTCCAGGTGGTTTGTGCCATATTCGGTTATACTGACAACCCTGTGAGGTCCTTCCCATCGTGGGCCTAGTTTACCGACGTCCTACTGTCGTCTAGCTTCATTGCTTCTTAACACTAGGTCATGTAGCTGAAAGTCCAATGGCTTGACTTTTTTGTCATAGTGTTTTGCAATTTTTTGCTTCTTTTCGGCCTATCGGATGTGTGCTATTGTCCGGCACTCTTCCAGGGCGTCTAGATTTTCTCACAATGTTTTATCATTTTGTTGTCCATCGTATGTTGTTATGCGTTTCGTTGGGACAAGAATTTAAGCCGGGATGACCGCTTCGGTGCCGTATACCAGACTAAATGGGGTTTCATTTGTACTGTCTTTGGGTGTCATCCGATGCGCCCAAAGTACATGTTGTAATTCGTCTACCCATCCTTGTCGGTGTGTTCCTAGCCTTGCCTTTATTCCTTCTACTATATACCTGTTAGTGACCTCGACCTGTCTGTTAGCCTGTGGGTAAGCCACggaagtaaatgattgttgaatgtcCATGTCTGCACACCAGTCTTTAAAAGGATTGTGTGAAAATTGTGTTTCGTTGTTGCTGACTATTTCTCATGGTAAACCGAAATGACAAATGATATCCTCCCATACGAAAGTTAATATTTTCCTTCCAGTAATCGTGCTTAACGGTTTGCTTCGACCCATATTGTAAATTAGTCAATTGCGACTACTAAGAACTTAACGTTTCCGACACCCCTTGGGAATGGGCCAACTATGTCGATCCCCCACTTGCTAAATGGCCATGCGGCGTGTATTAGGATCATGTTACGTCTAGGGGATCTGTTGATGGGGGCATGTATTTGACATGCCTCACAATTTACGATCAGATCGTATGTGTTGCGGTACATGTGTGGCCAGAAATAACCCATTCTCTTGATCCTGCTGACTATCGTTCTGTAGCTGGAGTGTGTCGAGCTGGCTCCTTCGTGCATTTCTTGTATGACTTCTTTGGCATGTGTCGGTCCAACACACCTCAAATATGGCTCAGTGAATGATTT
This genomic stretch from Rutidosis leptorrhynchoides isolate AG116_Rl617_1_P2 chromosome 11, CSIRO_AGI_Rlap_v1, whole genome shotgun sequence harbors:
- the LOC139875807 gene encoding uncharacterized protein, encoding MQKYLELAKSLVRNFVAFEITQIPHNRNKKADVLSKLTSFQYDHFSKKVMVEVLERKSTDEDTLMATITEDEDYWMTPFIRYLTDDTLPESKLQARMIQMRAPMYHFKDDILYRKSFTEPYLRCVGPTHAKEVIQEMHEGASSTHSSYRTIVSRIKRMGYFWPHMYRNTYDLIVNCEACQIHAPINRSPRRNMILIHAAWPFSKWGIDIVGPFPRGVGNVKFLVVAID